The Mercurialis annua linkage group LG8, ddMerAnnu1.2, whole genome shotgun sequence genome window below encodes:
- the LOC126659455 gene encoding acyl-CoA--sterol O-acyltransferase 1-like, whose protein sequence is MESEFQNFIKVWITVIISLCYSYTIGKYFSKPTKRFVLILPVVSLFLYLPLNLHSPHLGGTTAFFIAWLANFKLLLFCFHKGPLSSDPNISLPLFVAVSCLPIKISKNSSQTTQTHDPKLKNGFVNYAIKGILVAVMVRGYDYSDRMNPNLIPVLYAFHVYFLLEIILAVTAFLARAILGIELEPQFNEPYLSTSLQDFWGHRWNLMVTSILRPTVYEPTRFIFTRFIGRTWATLPAVFGTFVVSAVMHELMFYYLGRVKPTGDISVFFLLHGFCLTAEIALKKALNGRWRLPGLVSGFLTVGFVLTTGFWLFFPKFVQYKIDVKAFEDYAALGAIVKNASESVVHFWKSR, encoded by the coding sequence ATGGAGTccgaatttcaaaatttcaTCAAGGTATGGATTACAGTCATCATTTCTTTATGCTACTCTTACACCATCGGAAAATATTTCTCCAAACCCACCAAAAGGTTCGTTTTAATCCTCCCAGTTGTCTCTTTATTCCTTTACCTCCCTCTAAATCTACACTCTCCTCATCTCGGTGGCACCACCGCTTTTTTCATAGCGTGGCTGGCGAATTTCAAGCTCCTTCTATTTTGTTTTCATAAAGGTCCTTTATCTTccgatccaaacatttctctaCCACTTTTTGTCGCGGTTTCTTGCTTACCAATCAAGATTTCGAAAAACTCATCTCAGACTACCCAAACCCATGACCCGAAATTGAAAAACGGGTTTGTTAATTATGCGATTAAGGGTATTCTTGTAGCGGTTATGGTTCGTGGGTATGATTATAGTGACCGTATGAACCCGAATTTGATTCCGGTTTTATACGCTTTTCATGTTTATTTTCTTCTTGAGATAATTCTAGCCGTTACTGCATTTTTGGCTCGAGCCATATTAGGGATTGAGCTCGAGCCGCAGTTTAATGAGCCGTATTTGTCAACTTCGCTTCAAGATTTTTGGGGGCATAGATGGAATTTAATGGTGACTAGTATTCTACGCCCGACTGTATATGAACCCACCCGGTTTATCTTCACGCGCTTCATCGGAAGGACGTGGGCTACACTGCCGGCTGTTTTTGGGACGTTTGTGGTATCGGCGGTTATGCATGAGCTGATGTTTTATTACTTGGGGCGGGTTAAACCCACCGGAgatatttctgtgttttttctGTTGCATGGGTTTTGTTTGACGGCTGAGATTGCTTTGAAAAAAGCGTTGAATGGGAGGTGGCGGCTGCCTGGTTTGGTATCTGGATTTTTgaccgttggatttgttttgacgACGGGTTTTTGGTTGTTTTTTCCGAAGTTTGTACAGTATAAGATTGATGTTAAGGCGTTTGAGGACTACGCGGCGTTAGGGGCGATTGTGAAGAATGCCAGTGAAAGTGTAGTGCATTTTTGGAAGAGTCGTTGA
- the LOC126661564 gene encoding S-protein homolog 5-like, with translation MSSFISRKQYYCLLLLCLLKLAIAYHYKVHVYIANDVGKDVDLTVHCKSKDDDLGVHLLHDQETYQFSFHRNVWGTTLFYCKFTWSDQLKWFDIFVEDKYFCQDCYWKIKADGPCLQDIPITCFEWNK, from the coding sequence ATGAGTTCTTTCATTAGCAGAAAACAGTACTACTGTCTCTTGCTTCTCTGTCTTCTAAAATTAGCCATTGCATATCACTACAAAGTGCATGTTTATATTGCGAACGACGTCGGGAAAGATGTAGATCTTACGGTGCACTGTAAGTCGAAAGATGACGACCTAGGTGTACACCTTCTGCATGATCAAGAAACGTATCAATTTTCATTTCATCGAAATGTTTGGGGAACTACATTATTCTATTGCAAATTTACATGGAGTGACCAACTTAAGTGGTTTGATATTTTCGTAGAAGATAAATATTTCTGCCAAGATTGTTATTGGAAGATCAAAGCTGATGGTCCTTGCTTGCAAGATATTCCAATTACATGTTTCGAGtggaacaaataa